From the genome of Triticum aestivum cultivar Chinese Spring chromosome 1A, IWGSC CS RefSeq v2.1, whole genome shotgun sequence:
tgtaatgcataataatttataagtttaatcacataaagagtaaaatttgaccacttatttggcttttatgttggataattggaatattgggCCTAGAATTTTAAAAATTACCCCCCATAATCTTATTCGGATACggatatatccacttccatatccatatttgtgtcaaaatctcctaccatattttattttttatttgtgtaataaattcggatacggataatttccatttccattttggttcggatgcggatttttcggatacgaataggcattttctcgaatacgaatatcggatatttcgtattatccgctaccactttccacccctatattTAAGTAAGGAGATTGTCTTATGAGACTCCAGGAACTTGAAACCACACAGTCGCAGATTTGGACATAATGGTGCAATGTGATGCATTCACCTAGACAAATATAGTTCACTATAGTTCTCGAAAAAAATAACAAATATAGAGTTATTTGATTTATGTTTTGGTTCTTTATTATTCTCTATACAAAAGTATATTGGCACGCCTGTATATTTTATCTGTCACACACTATTAGCAAAATCACTTTCCTACATTGTTTGGATGATGTTGAGGTGGCGTGGAAGGCACATAAGCACCACATCGCCTTAACCATTTTTGGAATTATCAAAATCACTTTCGAATGATCTGAGGAGGGTATTCTATCTGTTTACTGGAATCACGCGAGCTCGGATAAATACAATGTTTTGGGGCAACCTAGGCTTTGAGACATTCATATTTTGTATTATGCACATTTATAGAATAGGGTACATAGACTTCAAGATAACCACTTAGGTTTCCATGAAATTCATTATTGTATATATTTAAGTAAGGAGATTGTCCTATGAGACTCCAGGAACTTGAAACCACACAGTCGCAGATTTGGACATAATGGTGCAATGTGATGCATTCACCTAGACAAATATAGTTCACTATAGTTCTCGAAAAAAATAACAAATATAGAGTTATTTGATTTATGTTTTGGTTCTTTATTATTCTCTATACAAAAGTATATTGGCACGCCTGTATATTTTATCTGTCACACACTATTAGCAAAATCCGTAGACCAATTTTTTCTTCATAAAACCACATGAACTTTTAGAAACACGTATGATGTGAAAGTACTCTGGATTGTTTATAGGAGTACATCTAACAAAAATTTCAATGGAAGAACAATTATTATATCCCTTAGTATATATGAAATCGAATTTATTTAACCAAAGTTCTGATATTTTGAAATTCATGTTGTCTTGGAAGACTTCAATTTTAGAATATCCATTTTTGGGTTATTTTTCCGCATTGGTTGGATGATGATGAGGTTGTGTGGAAGACAAGTAAGCACCACATCACCTAAACCATATTCAATTTTGTTTTTCTTCCTCTAAAATGAAGGCCTTGACCTCCAAAACGGATTTGCTATTTCTCTGTGCCTAAAATTTCTTCTCCCGTCAGTCACCTTTTCtcttcttccttccttctccttccttccctcttGACCAGATCTTGTCGGAGAAGAACTAGTCCCACCATCTATCTTAGTTTGAAGTAAtggccccattatctatcttaggggtgggaGCTAGGGGGTTGTCGGAGGTTTTCATGGGTGGTGCCGGgcttagagggatggtcggggctgCGACCAGCAACGACGGTGGGAGGAGGTCGAGGGGAGGACGGGGCGGTGAAGCGGTGCGCGGTAGCGCCAACCGGCCGCGGGTGGTGGAGGCCGGCGGTTAGGGCGGGGTAGGCTTGGGGGTCAGGAGGGGAAAGAAGgaatggaggttgaagatgaagtgaATCTGTTTTGAACCGTTGGATTATGATCTAGCAGTTCCTGTATAAGTGACTGATGGATGGATGAAAATATTTCAGGTACGTGACGTACAGTCGGTCCGGTATATAAAACGCCGCGGGCGCAGCCACAACGCCAAAcgcgcacgcacacgcacacactacCATAAAAGCAGAGCCGAGCGCACGCGCGCGAAAGGAGCTCGGGAAAGCCCCGATCGATGTTCTTCCTCATGgtcgcgggcgcgggcgcgggttcGACCACGTGTCACGTCGCGGCGCACGCCCTGGCGAGCCCGGTGGCCGCCATCTTCTTCGCCTCGGCCGTGTGCACGCTGGCCCTCGCCGTGCTCCTGGGCTCCATGCGGCTGCGGCCGCCGTGGTGGTGCGCGTGCGCGGTGTGCGAGGCCTACCTGACGGCGTCGTGGACGGGCGAGTTCGACAACCTCTGCGACTGGTTCGCCCACCTGCTGCGCCGCGAGCCCGGGCGGACCGTGCACGTGCACGTCCTCGGCAACGTGCTCACCGCCAACCCGGCCACCGTCGAGCACATGCTCCGCGGCCGGTTCGACAACTACCCCAAGGGCGCGCCCTTCTCCGCCATCCTCGCCGACTTCCTCGGCCGCGGCATATTCAACGTCGACGGCGACTCCTGGCTCTTCCAGCGcaagctcgccgccgccgagctcgcgtCCCCGGCGATCCGCGCCTTCACGGCCAGCGTCGTTGCCTCCGAGCTGAGGTGCCGCCTCATTCCTCTGCTCCACTCTGCTTCCGCTGAACAGGGTGGCGAGGAGAAGCTGCTCGACCTGCAGGACGTGTTCCGCCGCTTCGCTTTCGACTGCATATGCAAGATCTCCTTCGGCCTCGACCCCGGCTGCCTCGAGCTGTCCCTGCCTATGTCGGCGTTCGCCGACGCTTTCGACACGGCGtcgatgctctcggcgcggcgagcgACGGCGCCCATGCACGTGGTCTGGAAGCTTAAGCGGTTGCTCAACATAGGGGATGAGCGGGAGCTCCGCGACGCGATCGGCCTCGTCGACGATCTTGCCGCCGAGGTCATCCGGCAGCGCCGCAAGCTCGGCTCCGCTACTGCCTCGGGCGACGACCTCCTGTCGCGCTTCATGGGCTCCATCAACGACGACAAGTACCTCCGCGACATCGTCGTGAGCTTCCTGCTGGCCGGGCGCGACACCGTCGCCTCTGCTCTCAccgccttcttcctgctcctctccgACCACCCCCACGTCGCCGACGCGATCCGGGACGAGGTCTCCCGCGTCACCGCCGGAGGGAGAGACGTCGACGACCACCCCGCGATCGCCTCCTCCGAGAATCTCAAGGACATGCACTACGTGCACGCGGCCCTGTACGAGTGCATGCGGCTGTTCCCGCCGGTGCAGTTCGACTCCAAGTTCGCGGCCGGGGAGGACACGCTCCCGGACGGCACGCCCGTGGCCAAGGGCACCCGGGTGACCTACCACGCGTACGCCATGGGGCGGATGGAGTCCGTGTGGGGGCCCGACTGCGCCGAGTTCCGGCCGGAGAGGTGGCTCCGGGACAGCCAGTTCGTGCCGGAGAGCCCGTACCGGTACCCGGTGTTCCAGGGCGGCGTGCGCGTCTGCATTGGCAAGGAGCTGGCCATCATGGAGATGAAGGCCGCCATCGTGGCCGTGGTCCAGGGCTTCGACATCGAGACGGTGGggcggagctcgcggcggcccaAGTTCGCGCCGGGGCTCACCGCCACGTTCGCCGGGGGGGTGCCGGTCAAAGTGCGCCGGCGAGCACGTGCGCGCGGCTAGGTTTATACAGTAACTTTTTTTTTACTTAGTCAAAACGTTGCCGTCAGCCGCACGGGATGGATGGATCTATTCGTTTCATCTTTGCTTTGCGACCGCACATCGGATGTGATCGGGCGCACGCAAACTTGTTGTAATCCACTCCTGCTCGAGAGTCAATGGCAGCACCCAGCTTGGTGAGTGCGCTGGAAGGAATGAGTACCATCGTAAGAGCGGATTAGGCTAAAGCTAAGTGACCTTTCCTCGGGTGCGACTTGGGCCAACGGTGCAGCCGCCGGAGATCTTTCCAAGTTCAACGCACAAGTTCGTGCCCCAACCTCCGATGCCATTATTGATGACAGATTTCCCATCCGATGCAAAGTTAGAGAACAGATGTTCTTCAGCGTGGATTTTCTAGTTATGGACAGCATCGATTCAATTATTGAGAGGTGGTCGGCCATTGATTGAATGAATTGCAGTGTACTATTGTTGTTCGATTATGCAGAGGAAGAGAATTGTGCGTTGCCAGAGGATAAACAATGTGTGTGATTGAGATGATAAACTTTTGGGATTTGCTAATCCTCATCTAGATGAGAACTAACAAAGTCTCATCTAACTCTTACATTATTGGATTAATCTTATTAAATAAAAAAGACATGCCTCGGTAATTCAATCTATTTTAGGGTTAGGGTAAACTCTCCCCTTCTTGAGTTCGGTTTTCGATCCTCCTTGAGTTCGTCCATCTGGATGTAGTTGACGGAGCTCCGGTGTAGATTCATGTCATCTTTCTGGAGCAGTGAGGTTAGAGTTTCTCGTCGTGTGGCGACGTTTAGTGTCAGGTGCTTCAGATTTATTCGAGGGTTCAACGACGATGACTGCGGCTCCAGGACGCTCGTCCTAGGGGCATGTCCACAAACACTTTCCatctgtcatcgacaaggtcaaccCGGCTCCGATAGAGGAACGGCGACAGCGACGCATCGGCGGCTCGTTCTGGCAGCATTAATGGTTCTTCGGTGGTCTCGGAATATCGATGTAGTTTTATTATAGTTAAGATGCTTTGTACCTATGATATATGATAGTAGATGTTGATCTTTTTAAATGAAAGATGAGAATTAGCAAATCCAGGAAAAGAAAATTGAGAAACTCATTTCAGCACAAGGATAAGTACGTGCTACTACGATGAGACTCGAGTGGAAGGGGGGGGCAATGCACATGTGCCGGGGGCCTCGTGCGACTGCAACTGTTGGATCGGATCCTACCTTTCCAAGTGCCATGCACGAGACCGTTCTTCCGGACGCCTTGCCAACGAATCGCTGCTGTGCGATGGCCACGCATGTGCTGCAGTCGTCTGCCAATCCATTCATTTATCATCCCCCGGCCCGCCCAACGTTTCGCTTCTCATGCAGACAGACACGGGCGAGGTGGGGAGCACGTTTTGTTTGGTAGGGAAGGGGAGGGTATACAGTCGTGGGAGTACTACTGTAGTTCATATTCGTCACATGTGTTCGGTATCACATTCGCGTACGTACGACCGTCCAGCTGCGGTTGTCCCTGCCAATCAATGCTCAAAATTAGGTGGAAATGGGTGTTTTTTATGTAAAAGAATGGTTATTCCCTCCCTTAACCTTTTACTTGTCTCATTTTTACCACTTTTTTTTATAGAAAAAACACGCAAGAGCATTCCGTGCCTCCTGTATTAAGACAGAAGGgaatattttttttaagaaaagacaTAAGGGAATATACACTACAAAGTTTATGTAGCTCCGATCACATGTGATCCGCCACAATCCATCCTTGCAACCGTTCACAAGCCTCTAGATCTCGCTAGTTTCCACATCGCAAATTCGAAGTACGCGAGATACAAAATTAAAATATTTTTTGATTGCCATCATTGTCTGCCCTACCAAATTTCTCGAAATGGCCAAAACATTGGTCCTTGTTTGGTCGatttccaattcttttatgacaatgCTCCTTTAGCAACTCTAGTTTATTTTCTCTAGCCAAATTTGGTTGACTCACGGTAAAGCAAAACGCCGACCTAATAATTTTGCTTATACTCAAATTTTTGGTAGGATAAACTCGGGCAAGAATAAAAAAAATCTTACGTCTTCGACCATGTCAATGCTGCTTTCTTGCTACGAAGTGCCACCATCTACCCGACACACTTTCTTTCCCTTTTTCCTCCCCACCGACTCTCGGGACTAACAAAGCTTCTCTTCCCACATCTAGTGTGGCGTCCAACAACCTTCAGGAGCAGATGCATGACCACCTTCATGCGTATGTTGTGTAGCACCTTTCCGTCACGGGGCTAGGGTTTTGCCATCTAGTTGCGGCACGAGCATCGTCGTGGTTTCCGCACATGTCACCTATGGCTTACATGTCAAAAAGGCGCGATCAAGTTCGCCAAAGACATTGTCACACCTTCTCATGGTTGCGAGATGATATAGGGTAGTTGCTCATTGTTTATCTTTAGTTCCAAGTTGAAAATTGGTGTATGTACTATTCAATATGAATATCGAGTTGATATTGGTTGAGAAATCGGTTCTGTAGGTAGAATGTTGGATTTTATGAGTAAAAATATGATTATATTGTGTTGAAGTTTTATCTAGGCGGGTTAAGTTGACTTCTTTTATGGGTAGAATGTCAATTTATATTAGGTTGGAGGTTGGAATTCCATTTCACATGAGATGAAAGTAGCAAATGCTCTGTTTGAAGTTGATTTTTTTCTAGCTTGAAAGTTGCTTATGTTTTGGTTCAAAGTTGTTTTTAATATATAATTTTGTTTTCCCCCTCTGGCTTTATCAACAGTGACGTCACCGCGAAAGAAGTTTGTGTGCGTCCGCGTTTTAAGGGTTGCTGCGGTGTAAGAGCATgtctagtagaaccctcaaaccctcaaaccctcactAGCGTTTTAAGGGTCTAAAAATGGTCTTTTTGTGCACTTTTACGGGTTAAAAAATAGGGGCAAAgattagaaccctcaaacccaacccttataacGGAATATTCCCCATGAACGACGTTGTCATTGCGGGCATACTGTCGAGCACCTCGTGCACGACgggcggagggcggcgcgggggcggagggcggggcggcgcgggcgg
Proteins encoded in this window:
- the LOC123058066 gene encoding cytochrome P450 94C1: MFFLMVAGAGAGSTTCHVAAHALASPVAAIFFASAVCTLALAVLLGSMRLRPPWWCACAVCEAYLTASWTGEFDNLCDWFAHLLRREPGRTVHVHVLGNVLTANPATVEHMLRGRFDNYPKGAPFSAILADFLGRGIFNVDGDSWLFQRKLAAAELASPAIRAFTASVVASELRCRLIPLLHSASAEQGGEEKLLDLQDVFRRFAFDCICKISFGLDPGCLELSLPMSAFADAFDTASMLSARRATAPMHVVWKLKRLLNIGDERELRDAIGLVDDLAAEVIRQRRKLGSATASGDDLLSRFMGSINDDKYLRDIVVSFLLAGRDTVASALTAFFLLLSDHPHVADAIRDEVSRVTAGGRDVDDHPAIASSENLKDMHYVHAALYECMRLFPPVQFDSKFAAGEDTLPDGTPVAKGTRVTYHAYAMGRMESVWGPDCAEFRPERWLRDSQFVPESPYRYPVFQGGVRVCIGKELAIMEMKAAIVAVVQGFDIETVGRSSRRPKFAPGLTATFAGGVPVKVRRRARARG